The genomic stretch aacagtgttaaccggttaacgccctaggttaaccggttaacgcagacagaacaacaatttttcacaattcgcaacagagttaaccggttaacaccctgggttaaccggttaacgcaagacagaaagctgttcctgcgctaacactaagcagaatgcagaattctccgcattttccgccgttggaggacttccggacctccgattccaattccgtaaaaagctacactttcggaaaatcactacccatccaattacagattcaattaccgctttaacataacttattcatctcaatttcagcattcaacatcccaattagggtcaattcaacggtttatcactacccattacatgttaacccataatacccattaaacgacgataaaccccccttacctgagttaatccgacaatcctttagcttcaagcttttctcttctccaaccttcgttctcttgctctccctctttgccctttctccacttttcaatcgcttctctgtttcacgtgaaaaaccctcttttccaaatgagactctttatatatattccaacttccaatttatattattccaataataataataataattccaataatattccaattatttaattaaattaataaatatattattaacttaatttaaataattatcttatttttgtcggggtgttacaactctcccccactaaaagagttttcgtcctcgaaaacatacctcaagcgaataactctggataagactctttcatctgactctcaagttcccaagtcacattgccacctgctggtcctccccaagctacctttaccaaagcaatctctttaccccgcaactgcttcaactctcgatcctctatcctcataggtgatgtttcaacagtcaggttatctctcacctgtacatcatctacttggactatatgcgacggatcaggaatgtacctcctcaactgagacacatgaaaaacctcatgcaaattcgcaagtgacggcggtaaagcgatacgataggctacctcccctatcctctccaaaatctgataaggaccaataaatcgaggtgtcaacttcttcgacttcaaagctcgaccaaccccagttatcggagtaacacgaagaaacacatgatctccctcttgaaactcaagtgacttcctcctcttgtcgtgataactcttctgacgactctgagcaattctcatcttctcctgaatcatcttaatcttttccgtagtttgttgaacaatctccggcCCAACCACAGCgctctcaccggactcataccaacataaaggtgtccgacatctcctaccatacaaagcttcaaacggtgccataccaatgctcgaatgaaaactattgttgtaggtaaactcaatcaaaggtaaataacaatcccaagcacctcccttttccaaaacacaagccctcaaaagatcctccagtgactgaatcgtcctctcagtctgaccatcagtctgcggatgatatgcagaactcaatttcagcttagttcccaaagccctctgcaaaccttcccagaacttcgatgtaaatctaggatctctgtctgaaacaatactcgacggaataccatgcaaacttacaattttctcaatatacaactcagctaatctctctaacggataatccattctgatcggaatgaaatgagccgattttgtcaatctatcaacaatcacccaaatagcttcaaaattcttacttgtcctcggtaaaccagaaacaaaatccatactgatactatcccacttccactctggaatagccaacggttgcattagcccagacggcttctgatgctcaatctttgacttctgacaagtcaaacaagaataaacaaaactcgcaatttctcttttcattcccggccaccaaaataactttttcaaatcatgatacatcttcgtagccccaggatgaatactcaggccactacgatgtccttcctcaagaatactcttcttaagcttggtaacatccggaatacacaccggattaccaaatttcaaaacaccattctcatcaactctgaattcaccaccttgaccttgattcactagagtcaacttatcaaccaaaagcacatcggatttctgaccttctctaatctcatccagaataccactcgtcaacttcaacattcccaatttaacactattgtgagtactctcacacaccaaactcaagtctctaaactgctcaattaaatccaattccttaaccattaacatagacatatgcaatgatttccgactcagtgcatcagccactacgtttgctttacccggatggtaattcaaaccaaagtcataatccttcagaaactctaaccatctcctctgcctcatattcagctctttctgatcaaacaaatactttaaacttttatggtcactgaaaacctcaaatcttgacccgtacaaataatgcctccataacttcagaacaaataccatAGCTGCCAACTttaaatcgtgcgtcggatagttcctctcatgaaccttcagttgtctcgaagcataagctacaacctgcttattctgcatcaaaacaccacccaaacccaacaatgaagcatcacagtaaacctcaaatggttccgatggactcggtaatatcagaataggagcagtagtcaaccttctctttaactcttggaaaccttcttcacattttgagtcccaaacaaacgcttgcccctttctagtcaacatcgtcaacggtaacgccaacttggaaaatctctcaatgaacttcctataataaccagccaaaccaaggaaacttcgaatctcagcaacagacttaggagcttcccacttagataccgcttctatcttagaaggatcaacagcaacaccacctcttgaaatcacatgaccaagaaaactaacctcttctaaccaaaattcacacttggacaatttagcaaataacttcttttctcgtagaactcctaaaaccactctcaaatgttcagcatgctcttcttcagatttcgaatacaccaaaatatcgtcaataaacaccacaacaaacttgtctaggtacggatggaaaatcctattcatatactccataaatactccaggcgcattagtcacaccaaaaggcattacagaatactcataatgtccataccttgttctgaaagcagtcttctgaatatcctcagttttcacacgtatctgatgatatcccgatctcaaatctattttgctgaacacactcgcgccaaccaactgatccatcaaatcatcaatcctcggcaaaggataccgattcttgatcgtcactttattcagttgcctgtagtccacacacaacctcatagtaccttctttcttcttaaccaataacactggtgcaccccacggtgacacactcggacgaataaatttcttatccaacagatcttccagctgactcttcaattcagttaactcaacagcagacatacggtacggagccatcgatatcggcctagtaccaggtaccaaatcaatcgagaactcaacttcacgctctggcggcaattcattcacttcttcaggaaacacatcaggaaaatcacacaccacggctagatcgcaaatcaccagtttatctttagcctccaaagtcgctaacaacataaacaactctgccccatctgctactgcctcattcacctgccttgctgatagaaacaaactctttccttcctcaatctcaggaaagatcacagtcttatcaaaacagttgatataaactcggttaaacaccaaccagttcatacccaggataacatcaatctgcactagtggaagacacactaggtccatcccaaagtctctaccaaaaatactcaaaggacaatttaaacaaactgaagtagtagtcactgaacccttcgcaggagtatcaatcaccatacttccatgcatctcagtaacagaccggttgccctgcttcaattctaagaactctatctctttctttcctctaacatcctctggaaaatacttcctcaggaatctctctctgaacacagcccaagtgatctcagcattcccagcagattccaactcagtgcgggtagcaacccaccaatcatctgcttcttctgacagcatatgcgtaccgaacctgaccttctggttatcggcacactcagtcactcggaagatcctctcgatctccttcaaccacttctgagcgccatctggatcgtatgctcccttgaacattggaggattgttcttctggaactcactcagttgacgagcagctcccattcccacaacatttggatttcccccaagtactccagctagcattATGCAACGATTCGTGGCGCCTTCAATTCCCAAATGCTCAGGTCTGTGTGCTCACTAAAGTAGATTATTTTGATCATCATCCTATCTTAATCTCCCTTGATGATGCCTCATTTAATAGACCTAACAAACCATTCAAATTTGAATGTGCTTGGGTGTTTGATGAAACGCATGGTGACATGATTGAAGAGGTGTGGAGTGAAAGGGATGATTTGATGACTATTTTAGACAATATTAAATCAACATATATCAATTGGAACATGATCACTATAAAAGGTACTCAAAAGGAGACTAATTGCTTAATGACTAGACTAACAGGTATTCAAAAAGCTATTAAAAGTGGGATCGATCACAATGGGCTCACTAAGCTTAAGACCATGTTACAATATTCCTTACAGAAGATCTTGTACTGACAAGAAATGATTTGGTTCCAAAGATCCAACATAAAATGGATGGCTGATGGGgattgtaacacccttctaaaataccccaattatttaattaaaataacaatatatcaatcagagtaaatatgcaattaagggtgtcacacaatcacttcacaccattcaccataatatttagtcatgctcattatttaactcaaaacataaagcatttgcacaatacgcagcggatagaaatcaaatcaatcatgcaaaacatgtaacacattacatgtaaaattattcaacaaggtaaaacatcccgtcccgatgttacatctatcagagcatgacccactaaggagactacactagactccaagcactagcttctactcaatcactgctcgttacctgaaaaatagttgtaagggtgagttcctcaatcgatataataagcattataaaatatcatgtaatgctaagtaaataacacattaatcaccctaatcatatcacacattcggtaacggcacatcaactcaaacatcatactcaataccaatacaactcatactcatactcaataccaacacaaacacacgtataatattggaatacatccatccatattatacgccatacatacattatgcaatgagactccatgcatgcggtaccgactattcgtgaacatatagttcaacctcaccgatcaaatccagatacggctaccaagcccactagtcccactcatttgagacctagtgactcactcactaattcctcaccatgggaattagctaccaccccaagggctatgctatgcacgctaatcacctagcatgcaaacatcaacaacaatccacaatgatttactcactaattcctcaccatgggaattagctaccaccataaaggccacaatatgcatgctaattcacctagcatacaaccatcaacaacaatccacaatggacatatgctcacactctaagccataaaacagtccattcacaaatacatgcataatatatacattcacaacattatgcatattttcacacatcatcggcatatttatcacatactcatatcatgtcatgccaaataattcaatcacagtattaacacactctactaatacctatactgctcaaaacaacgggaaatgatccctactatatcatacaccgatataggccaaccatcaaacatgtacacaacattttaaatattaatttttccacttttcaacagtgttaaccggttaacgccctgggttaaccggttaacgcaggacagaacacgcttcctggcaaattttaacagtgttaaccggttaacgccctgggttaaccggttaacgcagacagaacaacaatttttcacaattcgcaacagagttaacaccctgggttaaccggttaacgcaagacagaaagctgttcctgcgctaacactaagcagaatgcagaattctccgcattttccgccgttggaggacttccggacctccgattccaattccgtaaaaagctacactttcggaaaatcactacccatccaattacagattcaattaccgctttaacataacttattcatctcaatttcagcaatcaacatcccaattagggtcaattcaacggtttatcactacccattacatgttaacccataatacccattaaacgacgataaaccccccttacctaagttaatccgacaatcctttagcttcaagcttttctcttctccaaccttcgttctcttgctctccctctttgccctttctccacttctcaatcgcttctctgtttcacgtgaaaaaccctcttttccaaatgagactctttatatatattccaacttccaatttatattattccaataataataataataattccaataatattccaataatattccaattatttaattaaattaataaatatattattaacttaatttaaataattatcttatttttgTCGGGGTGTTACAGGGATCACAACACTCACTTCTACCATGTTGCTACGATacaaagaagaagaaggaagagTATCAACTTGATTAAATCCCAAGATGGAACATGGATGGAGAACCCTGAGCATATTAAGAAACTCTTTAAATATTGGTACCAAAACCTCTACGTTATTGAAGTGGATGTGAACGAGTGGTTTACGACTAACAATAAATTTCATGGTTCAGAGCGTAGTTTGTGAAGACATGGAGGAAGAGTTGAGAAGAGAAGAGATTACTAAAGCCTTATTTGCTATTGGTCCTTAGAAATCTCATGGTCTAGACGATTTCCCCGTCGTATTTTATCAAAAATCATGGAGAAAGGTTGGAAGTATGGTATGTGATTTTGTTCAAAAACTATGGAAATAGCCTTCTAACATAAATGCAGTGAATCATACGGATCTATGTCTCATCCCCAAAGTTACAAGTTGAGTCATAAATGTGGTTGAGAAGACAACTTaatgacaagtcgagtcagatgatcctaataggatatcacTCGACTAGAGATTAtaagttgttcgacccagtgaacaagcaagtagtgatcaacagggatgtgatcatagatgagctCAAGGAATGAGATTGGACTGAAAATGTAAAGAAAGATTAAGTGAGAATCTTATATAAAGAAACAATAggtgaagtcgaaagagaagtttgacaagaagaagttagaggtcaagcaagcacaagAAAACCTCAAAGgacaagacacatgcctgcaaggttgcaagaatgtgtgattatATCAAATGATATGATCGATGATGAAGACGAGCTGGTACATTATGATTTCTATGCAAAtgtcgaaccagtcaatgcagCTAAAACATTGAAGGATtcgaagtgggtgaaagcaatgaatgaggaaCTGGAGTCCATtgaagtcaacaacacttggtcacttgtcgaatttcctCAAGGAAATAAGATAATCAATGTGAAATGGACATACAAGGcgaagttgaatcccaaaggagaagtaaATCAACACAAGGCAAGGCTTGTGGGAAAGGGTTTCTTCAtaaagaaggaatcgactttgatgaagtttttgcacaTGTTGCTAGGATCAGAACAAttaggttggttgttggtctagcaaacatgaacaactgacatatatgtcagatggatgtgaaatgtgcattcctgaatggtCCCTTAGATGAAGAAGCGTGTGTTACACAACCAGTTAGATTTATGAAATATGGCGAAGAAAGTAAGGtatacaggctgcataaagccctgtatggacttaagcaagctccaagagcttggaataagacAATAGATAATTTCCTAAGGGAACATAAATTTATGAAGTGCACAATTGAGCATGGAGTATATATAAGAAGAAGAAATAGTGAGTTGTTTATAatatgtctctatgtcgatgacctaTTGATAACAAGAAGTTGCAAGAAATAGATCAAAAatttcaaacatgacctaagtgaggagtttgaaatgtcagacttaggaaatatctcatatttccttggcattgAATTCTATAAGAGTGGTAGAGGCTTGATGATGCACCGAAGAAGATATGTAGACGAAATACTCAAgatatttgagatgcaagattgcaacccaacttcgactccaactGAGCCCAAATTGCAATTATCGAAAGACACatatgaagatgatgtcgaaACAACACATTATAGAAGACTCATTGGATCgcttcgatacctttgtcacacaagaCCTGATctagcatacagtgtaggtatggtgagtagattcatgcaaaagtcaaaggtatcacacctagtagtaacgaagaggatactaaggtataTGAAAGGAACTCTTGACTATGAAAATTTGTTTCCTGcagttgatgaaggaaaagaatgcaagttagtgggatacaccgactcaagttggtgtagtgatgctgaggatagaaaatccacagTTAGTTAtatgtttatgctaggtggtgcaccagttgcttggagcTCAAGAAAAGAACCAGTAATGGAATTGTCCTCGTGTGAAGCTGAGTGCATAGTTTCTTCTatttgtgcatgtcaagcaacatgaatggtgaatttggtcgaagagattaCAGGGAAGAGtcatgaagatcgacaacatgtttgttatcaatctggcgaagaatccgatagcgCATGGTCAAAACAAGCACATAGAAATGAGattccattatcttcgagagcgGATAGCAGAAGCGGAGTTGATCTTGGAACACTGCAAAACTGAGAATTAGATTGCAGATATTATGACGAAAGGAGTGCAAGTCGAAGTGTTCAAGAAATTAAGGTCgatgatgaatgtagatagcttagaaacaatgaattaggtggtgtgttgagAATGTAATTCATGGTGTCGAAACATGTTGCTTTCGAAACACCTAGTTGTCGAAGTGTCGAGAAGTTAGCTTCGACATGGATTTTTACTTAGGCCCAATTATGTAGTGTTAGCaaaattatgtatttttggactTTGCTTCAGGAGCAAACAAACCCAACTCTATAGATAGGGAGTAACCCTTATTGATTGTAATACACAACAGAagtgcaattgcacagttgaaTAAAATTCTCAGTTTGAgagcagagagaaactctgcagaaatttcttcttcttccttttctCGTAAATTTCCTTTTTCTTCACAAATTCAATTTTTCTTTCTTCTTCCATTAAAATTGTATAGCGCAATCTTACAAACAAGACTGATTGATTCACTTGAGTGAAGAATGAAGAACAAGAAGAATTCAATCGATgtgattgaatcttgttcatcaagattgcaatggaattctccatagattttggtaaattttttgaaggaaaattgATAGATTTCCAACAATAATAAATTTGATGTAAATCAAAATTAAAGATAAATCAActattatttttaaaaaaattgatttctCTATGTTGAATGGAATTTTGATAATAAACTATTAGAATTAAATAAATCTTTACGCTACATATTTTATATTCAACTAACTATTTTCTTATTTGAACAATAATATTATTATGAAAATGGTTATGTTGATTTATAAATAATCATTTATTCAAATTACAAATAAAAAACTAGTTCTTCCAGAGATCTAGTTCTTACATAAGAGTTTCTAGTTAGAATTTCTACGAGCAACTTGAGGAGGAGTGTTAGGGTAAGTCATTAGAATCACcaatattaattaataaatattagCTGTCAAACCACTTTGTGCAAATTATCATTTATTCAAATTACAAATAAAAAACTAGTTCTTCCGGAGATCTAGTTCTTACATAAGAGTTTCTAGTTAGAATTTCTACAAGCAACTTGAGGAGGAGTGTTAGGGTAAGTCATTAGAATCACcaatattaattaataaatattagCTGTCAAACCACTTTGTGCAAATTATCATTTATTCAAATTACAAATAAAAAACTAGTTCTTCCGGAGATCTAGTTCTTACATAAGAGTTTCTAGTTAGAATTTCTACGAGCAACTTGAGGAGGAGTGTTAGGGTAAGTCATTAGAATCACcaatattaattaataaatattagCTGTCAAACCACTTTGTGCAAATTTCTTAATTGACATTCATTTAAATTACATTTTATAAGGTAACAATTAATAAATCCCAAGGTCAATCACTTGATAGTGTTGGATTGTACTTGCCTACTCTAGTATTTAGTCATGGTCAGTTGTATGTTGCTATTTCACGAGTTAAGAGCAAAAGTGGGCTAAAAATCCTAATCCATGACAAGGACAATTCACCGTGTTCGACTACTACAAATGTTGTGTACAAGGAGGTCTTCGAAGCACTTGGTTAACCGGTAAGCTTTTTATCTTATTATATTTTGACAACAATTTAATTACTTTATACTCTATTCAATAACTTTTTTGCTTACCTCGACTATatgaaattaaataaattatCATGCTTACTGTATATGAGTCAAATGGTTCTTTTGTATGAACATCCTTCTAATGCTTTATGCTACTAATGTTATTTTACTTTTCATCTTATGAGACATTCACTTAAACTCATGAATTGTATTTGTTTGTCATGCAGGCATGCTAGCCATCATGTGGTCACACACAATTCAATTGAATGAGACTACTTGATCCTCATTCGGCCAAAGACACAGTTGTTTGTTAACTTTTGATAGCAATTTTTTTACTTTGAATAATTGGACTATGGATCAAATTTctattgttttttttatttaagaatgtttcaaatttcaatttattttaattttaaattcatTTTAGTTTTAAGATCCAGAATACTTTTCGAACTAAAGTTTACTATACTATTTGTCCAGAATAGCTATATAAATCTGCCCTTTTATTTTACCCAACATTTTCACACAAATGTTTCTCACATATTAAATGATTCATTAATTTGACAACAAAAAAATGTTCGCTCGcatattttataaaaaaattgtttatgcaatatatttttaattatataaatattaatgaacttaataaatatatataaatttgAAAAGTAATAGTGACAATCATATAATATAAATCCCGACGGAACCCGTGCGATAGCACGGGTATCCCACTAGTTACAAATAAAAAACTAGTTCTTCCGGAGATCTAGTTCTTACATAAGAGTTTCTAGTTAGAATTTCTACGAACAACTTGAGGAGGAGTGTTAGGGTAAGTCATTAGAATCACcaatattaattaataaatattagCTGTCACACCACTTTGTGCAAATTTCTTAATTGACATTCATTTAAATTACATTTTATAAGGTAACATTTTTAAGACTTTTTCACATTTCGCGTAGAGACTTTTTCAACCAAAGTAAGAAAGAGCAGCGCACCGCGCACGTTCTTAGTTTCTTCTCACCCTTTTCTTCCTCAACCAAACTCTGAAAAATATTCATATAAAAACCTCTTTTACCTAACCAACAAAACTACAAAACCTTTTTATCTGGAAATTCTTCAAAGCAAATTCCGAAACCTCAATTCCCAATTATTTGCAAACACATGGGTTATGGTTGCGCGACTTTGCGTTGTTGCATGGTACAAGTAAGATCACTCTGCAGCACCACTTCCGCAATTTTAGGTTACGGTCGCATAGGTGATATAGACAATGCTCGAAAGGTGTTCGACAATACGCCATTGCCACACAGAACCATCACTTCCTGGAACGCCATGGTCGCTGCCTACTTCGAGTCCCACAAACCTCGCGACGCCGTCCTTCTGTTCGACCAAATGCCCCAAAGAAATACTGTTTCCTTTAACAGCATGATTTCGGGTTATGTGAAAAACGGAATGGTCGCTGAAGCGAGGAAGGTGTTCGATGTTATGCCTGAACGAAATGTTGTTTCGTGGACTTCCATGGTTCGTGGTTACATTCAAGAGGGTATGGTGGATGAAGCTGAAAGACTCTTCTGGGCAATGCCACACAAGAATGTGGTGTCTTGGACTGTTATGATTGGTGGGTTGTTGAAGGAATCTCGTTTTGAGGATGCAAAGAAACTGTTTGATATGATGCCTGTGAAGGATGTTGTGGCGGTTACTAACATGATTAGTGGGTATTGTCAGGTGGGGCGTTTGGACGAAGCTCGTGAACTTTTTGATGAAATGCCGATGAGAAATGTGTTTACTTGGACTACTATGGTTTCTGGATATGCAAAGAATGGGAGGGTTGATGTTGCAAGAAAGCTTTTTGAGGTGATGCCTGGGAGAAATGAGGTGTCTTGGACGGCTATGCTTATGGGGTATACTCAGAGTGGGAGGATGAAGGAGGCTTTCGAGCTTTTTGAAGCGATGCCTATGAAGTGGGTTGTTGCTTGTAATGAGATCATCACGCGGTTTGGACTTTCTGGGGAGGTGAATAGAGCTAGGATGGTGTTTGAGGGAATGAAAGAGAGGGATGAGGGAACTTGGAATGCTATGATTAAGGTGTGCGAGAGGAAAGGGTTTGAGTTGGAAGCTTTGGGTTTGTTTGTTAGGATGCAAAGGGAAGGGGTTGAGTTGAATTTTCCTTCGTTTATCAGTGTTCTTTCTGTGTGTGCCAGTTTAGCTAGCCTTGATCACGGCAGGCAGGTTCATGCTCGGTTAGTTAGATCTGAATTTGATCAAGATTTATATGTTGCCTCGGTTTTGATTACGATGTATGTTAAGTGTGGTGATCTTGTTAGAGCAAAAAGGATTTTTAATAGGTTTCCATTTAAGGATGTTGTTATGTGGAATTCTATGATCACGGGTTATTCTCAGCATGGGTTGGGAGAGGATGCTCTGATTGTTTTCCGTGATATGTGCTCTTCTGGAATTCAGCCAGACGAGGTTACCTTCATTGGAGTTCTTTCAGCTTGTAGCTACAGTGGCAAAGTGAAGGAAGGGTTCAAATTTTTTGAAGCAATGAAATGCACTTATCAAGTGGAGCCAGGAATCGAACACTATGCTTGTATGGTTGATTTGCTAGGCCGAGCAGGCCGGGTAGATGAGGCAATGGAACTGGTAGAAAAAATGCCAATGGAACCGGATGCTATTGTTTGGGGTGCATTATTAGGTGCTTGTAGAAATCATATGAAGCTCGATTTGGCTGAATTTGCAGTAGAGAAAATTGCGAAGCTAGAGCCCAAAAATGCTGGGCCTTATGTCTTGCTCTCGCATATGTATGCATCTAGGGGAAGATGGAGGGATGTTGAAGTACTTAGGAAAAAGATAAATGCTAGGAGTGTCGTCAAATTTCCTGGCGTTAGTTGGATTGAGGTGGAGAAGAAGGTGCATATGTTCACCGGGGGAGACAGCAAGGGCCACCACCCTGAGCAGCCTATTATCACAAAAATGTTGGAGAAGCTAGGTGGAATTTTAAGGGAAACTGGATATTGTCCCGATGGCAGCTTTGTGCTTCATGATGTGGACGAGGAAGAGAAGACGCATAGCTTGGGTTATCATAGTGAAAAACTAGCTGTAGCATACGGACTCCTAAAAGTGCCTGAAGGGATGCCAATTAGAGTTATGAAAAATTTGCGGGTTTGTGGTGATTGTCATTCTGCGATCA from Lathyrus oleraceus cultivar Zhongwan6 chromosome 7, CAAS_Psat_ZW6_1.0, whole genome shotgun sequence encodes the following:
- the LOC127107217 gene encoding pentatricopeptide repeat-containing protein At1g56690, mitochondrial, producing the protein MGYGCATLRCCMVQVRSLCSTTSAILGYGRIGDIDNARKVFDNTPLPHRTITSWNAMVAAYFESHKPRDAVLLFDQMPQRNTVSFNSMISGYVKNGMVAEARKVFDVMPERNVVSWTSMVRGYIQEGMVDEAERLFWAMPHKNVVSWTVMIGGLLKESRFEDAKKLFDMMPVKDVVAVTNMISGYCQVGRLDEARELFDEMPMRNVFTWTTMVSGYAKNGRVDVARKLFEVMPGRNEVSWTAMLMGYTQSGRMKEAFELFEAMPMKWVVACNEIITRFGLSGEVNRARMVFEGMKERDEGTWNAMIKVCERKGFELEALGLFVRMQREGVELNFPSFISVLSVCASLASLDHGRQVHARLVRSEFDQDLYVASVLITMYVKCGDLVRAKRIFNRFPFKDVVMWNSMITGYSQHGLGEDALIVFRDMCSSGIQPDEVTFIGVLSACSYSGKVKEGFKFFEAMKCTYQVEPGIEHYACMVDLLGRAGRVDEAMELVEKMPMEPDAIVWGALLGACRNHMKLDLAEFAVEKIAKLEPKNAGPYVLLSHMYASRGRWRDVEVLRKKINARSVVKFPGVSWIEVEKKVHMFTGGDSKGHHPEQPIITKMLEKLGGILRETGYCPDGSFVLHDVDEEEKTHSLGYHSEKLAVAYGLLKVPEGMPIRVMKNLRVCGDCHSAIKLIAKVTGREIILRDANRFHHFKDGHCSCKDFW